A stretch of the Papaver somniferum cultivar HN1 chromosome 6, ASM357369v1, whole genome shotgun sequence genome encodes the following:
- the LOC113289318 gene encoding long chain acyl-CoA synthetase 2-like: MALMKYTVEVEESKPAVGDRPSAGPVYRSIFAKDGLLELPAGIESPWEFFSKSVEKNPKNPMLGRREIVDGKVGPYVWTTYQQVYDESIEIGSAIRHSGVNPGDRCGIYGSNCPEWITAMEACNSHGVQYVPLYDTLGANAVEFIINHAEISLVFVQEIKIQAVLKCLERCTPHLKTIVSFGKVTDEQKKEAEQVGVSCFSWKEYSSLGSQYCKELPPRKKSDICTIMYTSGTTGDPKGVILTNEVIMASVLVTDHMLFVTDKAVSEEDSYFSFLPLAHVFDQIMENYCIYKGASVGFWRGDVRYLMEDIQELKPTILCGVPRVFDRIYTGTLDKVSSGGALQKRLFQFAYNFKLKNLEKGLKQDQASPFFDKLIFSKIKQVLGGRVRCLISGAAPLRRPVEEFLRVTCCGIVSQGYGLTESSGGCMSCVANVFSMMGTVGIPISTIEVRLESVPEMGYDALSAVPRGEICLRGKTMFSGYHKRQDLVEDVIVDGWFHTGDIGEWQPDGAMKIIDRKKNIFKLSQGEYVAVENLESIFGQCPLITSIWVYGNSFESFLVAVVVPDRKALEDWAALNNEPVDFSLLCENPKANKYILDELNSTGQAHKLRGFEMLKAIYLEPTSFDIERDLVTPTFKLKRSQLAAYYKDRVDQLYIEGKGTKA; encoded by the exons ATGGCGTTGATGAAGTATACGGTTGAAGTCGAAGAATCAAAGCCGGCTGTAGGAGACAGGCCTTCAGCTGGACCTGTGTATAGATCAATTTTTGCCAAGGATGGTCTCTTGGAGTTACCTGCTGGAATTGAATCTCCTTGGGAATTCTTCAG TAAATCTGTTGAGAAAAATCCTAAAAATCCTATGCTGGGTCGTCGAGAAATTGTTGATGGCAAG GTGGGTCCATATGTATGGACAACATATCAACAAGTATATGATGAATCTATTGAAATTGGGTCTGCCATTAGGCATTCTGGTGTTAATCCA GGAGATCGATGTGGCATATACGGATCCAATTGTCCTGAATGGATTACAGCTATGGAGGCATGTAATAGCCATGGTGTACAGTATGTGCCGCTCTATGACACTCTTG GAGCTAATGCAGTGGAGTTCATTATAAACCATGCTGAAATCTCTCTAGTCTTTGTTCAAGAAATTAAAATACAAGCG GTGCTAAAATGCCTTGAGAGGTGTACACCACATCTAAaaa CAATTGTTAGCTTTGGGAAGGTTACTGATGAGCAAAAGAAAGAAGCTGAGCAAGTGGGGGTTTCTTGCTTCTCCTGGAAAGAATATTcctcattg GGAAGTCAATACTGTAAAGAATTGCCTCCAAGAAAGAAGAGTGATATATGCACAATTATGTATACGAGTGGAACAACTGGAGATCCAAAAGGAGTTATACTGACTAACGAGGTTATAATGGCGTCAGTCTTGGTTACGGATCATATGCTTTTTGTAACAGATAAAGCG GTGTCAGAAGAAGATTCCTACTTTTCATTCCTTCCACTTGCTCATGTATTTGATCAGATAATGGAGAATTATTGTATATACAAGGGTGCCTCCGTAGGATTCTGGAGGGGG GATGTGAGGTATTTGATGGAGGACATTCAGGAACTGAAGCCAACGATATTATGTGGAGTACCTCGAGTTTTTGACCGTATATACAcag GTACACTTGATAAAGTCTCATCAGGAGGGGCACTGCAGAAGAGATTGTTTCAGTTTGCTTATAACTT CAAGTTGAAGAATCTGGAGAAGGGGCTGAAACAAGATCAAGCATCACCCTTCtttgataaacttatctttagCAAG ATCAAACAAGTACTTGGTGGACGAGTTCGTTGTTTAATATCTGGAGCTGCACCATTACGCAGACCCGTGGAAGAGTTTCTGAGAGTCACATGCTGCGGTATCGTATCACAAGGATATG GTCTCACTGAGAGTTCTGGTGGTTGTATGAGCTGTGTCGCCAATGTGTTCTCTATGATGGGAACTGTGGGAATTCCAATATCAACTATTGAAGTAAGACTTGAATCAGTGCCTGAGATGGGATATGATGCACTCTCTGCAGTACCACGTGGAGAAATTTGTTTGAGGGGTAAGACTATGTTCTCTGGTTACCATAAGAGACAGGATCTTGTGGAAGATGTCATTGTGGATGGCTGGTTTCATACAG GTGACATTGGAGAATGGCAGCCCGACGGGGCAATGAAAATTATTGACAGGAAAAAGAACATTTTTAAGTTGTCCCAAGGTGAATATGTTGCTGTTGAAAATCTTGAAAGCATATTTGGACAATGCCCACTTATCACGTCG ATTTGGGTCTACGGTAACAGTTTTGAATCCTTTCTTGTGGCGGTGGTGGTTCCTGATCGAAAGGCGCTTGAAGATTGGGCAGCACTCAACAATGAGCCCGTAGATTTCAGCTTGCTGTGTGAAAACCCCAAGGCGAATAAGTACATTTTGGATGAACTGAACAGCACTGGCCAAGCACATAAA CTTAGAGGATTTGAGATGCTAAAAGCAATTTATTTGGAGCCAACTTCCTTCGATATTGAAAGGGATTTGGTTACTCCTACATTCAAATTGAAGAGATCTCAGCTAGCTGCCTATTACAAG GATCGTGTTGATCAGCTCTATATTGAAGGCAAAGGAACTAAAGCTTGA
- the LOC113289320 gene encoding cold-regulated 413 plasma membrane protein 2-like, which produces MVRTEYIAMKTDEKTTEALTSDLQDLKSAAKKFANDVIKLGGFGFGSSFFQWLACVAAIYLLILDRTNWKTEMLTQLLIPYIFFTLPSVVFDFIRGDPGKWVAFVAVVLRLFFPKHFPEWFEMPGALVLLLVVTPHLFAHTLRNSWGGVAICLAIACFLLQEHIQKSGGFRKSFTQSKGLSNSIGILLLMVYPVWALVRFII; this is translated from the exons ATGGTGAGAACAGAGTACATAGCCATGAAAACTGATGAAAAAACCACTGAAGCACTCACTTCTGATCTTCAAGATCTCAAATCCGCTGCTAAGAAATTCGCTAACGATGTCATCAAGCTTGGGGGCTTTGGATTCGGAAGTTCCTTCTTCCAATGGTTAGCTTGTGTCGCTGCCAT CTATTTGTTGATCTTGGATCGAACAAACTGGAAGACAGAAATGTTGACTCAACTTTTGATACCTTACATTTTCTTCACTCTTCCTAGCGTAGTTTTCGACTTCATAAG AGGAGACCCAGGAAAATGGGTTGCTTTTGTTGCAGTCGTGTTGCGCCTCTTTTTCCCAAAGCACTTCCCAG AATGGTTTGAAATGCCTGGAGCATTGGTTCTTCTGTTGGTGGTGACTCCTCATCTGTTTGCTCACACCCTGAGAAATAGTTGGGGTGGTGTTGCCATTTGCCTTGCCATCGCATGTTTCTTGCTACAAGAACACATCCAAAAATCAGGTGGTTTCAGAAAATCATTTACTCAAAGTAAGGGTCTTTCCAATTCCATTGGCATCCTTCTTTTGATGGTCTATCCAGTCTGGGCACTAGTTCGATTTATCATCTAG
- the LOC113291496 gene encoding cytochrome P450 71A9-like, with the protein MHIKRILMDVFVVGSDLAAATLVWSMTEVIKSSIVVKRAQEEVRTKIGTKEIIEESDLHKLSYMKLVIKEAFRLHPPAPLLLWETNEDFTINGYNIPIKTKVVINGNAISMDSKYWENPEEFRPERFLENINNFKGHDFEMLPFEGGRRSCPGMNFAEVLVELVLANLLPCFDWKLPYGMKAK; encoded by the exons ATGCATATTAAAAGAATTCTTATG GACGTCTTTGTTGTTGGGTCTGATCTAGCTGCTGCGACACTTGTTTGGTCTATGACAGAAGTCATTAAGAGCTCAATAGTTGTGAAAAGAGCACAAGAAGAGGTTCGAACGAAAATTGGGACTAAGGAGATAATAGAAGAAAGTGATCTTCATAAACTTAGTTACATGAAGTTAGTGATCAAGGAAGCATTCAGACTTCATCCTCCTGCACCATTACTACTTTGGGAAACCAACGAGGACTTTACGATCAACGGTTACAACATtccaatcaaaacaaaagttgtcATCAATGGAAATGCTATTTCAATGGACTCAAAATATTGGGAAAACCCAGAAGAATTCCGACCTGAAAGATTTTTAGAGAATATTAATAATTTCAAAGGTCATGACTTCGAGATGCTACCGTTCGAGGGTGGAAGAAGAAGCTGCCCCGGTATGAACTTCGCGGAAGTTCTCGTTGAACTTGTCTTGGCAAATTTACTTCCTTGTTTTGACTGGAAATTGCCTTATGGTATGAAAGcaaagtga